A genome region from endosymbiont of Acanthamoeba sp. UWC8 includes the following:
- a CDS encoding thioredoxin domain-containing protein → MNESKSCNRLAQETSPYLLEHKHNYVNWWPWCDEALDLAKQQNKPILLSVGYSACHWCHVMARESFEDEETARLMNDWFINIKVDREERPDIDHIYMQAINLMGQQGGWPLTMFLFPNGQPFYGGTYFPKERRYGLPSFKDVLNYIRQAWEENKRGLSDIATTVTNALNADVSRKPGLAQAANISLKDIDMSAEKLVGISDPEYGGIKKAPKFPQTLMWQYLWRVGMRKNRDDMKQVVKNTAFHLCEGGIYDHLGGGWARYSTDSRWFAPHFEKMLYDNALIISLLTEVWRESKNKLYETRIEETVEWLKREMLSVPDSQGNRAFISSQNAESEGMEGKFYVWKSKEIDEILGDDSALFKKAYGIEQNGNWEKGTNILHRNHQNHDILIPAELLIHCKEKLFKAREKRIRPSSDDKVLADWNGLMIYSLTKAALVFDKKEWLALAVSAFAFIKDNMQSSDAILGHSYCKGNLMNIAFLTDYTNLCLAALELYSTTGDRAYLDQSVTWVKTIKELFYDEESKAYFDTTAQKDLISQTRTVEDSVTPSGSGILTIVLAKLYYLLGEDKFHDEAKDLISALYSTDIEAFSISSLLSGAALLEHAIHIKIIGDVDLAYPLVLEAARIPNANIIIEQIRDTESNEVSPLAYICTQGKCLPPIKTPSELLKAVSKIIC, encoded by the coding sequence ATGAATGAATCTAAAAGCTGCAATCGCTTAGCACAAGAAACCAGTCCTTACCTTTTAGAACATAAGCATAACTATGTCAATTGGTGGCCTTGGTGTGATGAAGCCTTAGATCTTGCTAAACAACAAAATAAACCTATACTTTTATCCGTCGGCTATTCCGCTTGTCATTGGTGCCATGTAATGGCAAGGGAAAGCTTTGAAGATGAGGAAACTGCCCGACTGATGAACGATTGGTTTATTAACATTAAGGTTGATAGAGAAGAACGTCCTGATATCGATCATATTTATATGCAAGCGATAAATTTAATGGGGCAGCAAGGCGGATGGCCACTTACTATGTTCTTATTTCCCAATGGGCAACCTTTCTATGGAGGTACATATTTCCCTAAAGAGCGGCGTTATGGTCTACCTAGCTTTAAAGATGTGCTAAACTATATACGTCAAGCTTGGGAAGAAAACAAAAGAGGTCTTTCCGATATAGCAACAACCGTAACTAATGCTCTAAATGCCGATGTCTCAAGAAAACCTGGTCTTGCGCAGGCGGCGAATATTTCACTCAAAGATATTGATATGTCGGCAGAGAAATTAGTGGGAATATCAGATCCGGAATACGGCGGTATAAAAAAAGCGCCTAAGTTCCCTCAGACATTAATGTGGCAATATTTATGGCGCGTCGGGATGAGAAAAAATCGGGATGATATGAAGCAAGTTGTTAAAAATACGGCATTTCATCTGTGCGAAGGCGGTATCTATGATCACCTCGGCGGCGGTTGGGCTAGATACAGCACCGATAGTAGGTGGTTTGCCCCTCATTTTGAGAAGATGTTATATGATAATGCGCTTATTATCAGCTTATTAACCGAAGTATGGCGGGAATCGAAAAATAAATTATATGAAACACGTATAGAAGAAACAGTTGAATGGCTTAAAAGAGAAATGTTATCCGTTCCTGATAGCCAAGGCAATCGAGCATTTATTTCAAGCCAAAACGCTGAAAGTGAGGGAATGGAAGGTAAGTTTTATGTATGGAAATCAAAAGAAATAGATGAAATATTAGGTGACGATAGTGCCTTATTTAAAAAGGCATATGGTATTGAGCAGAATGGAAATTGGGAAAAAGGCACAAATATTTTACATAGGAATCATCAAAATCATGATATTTTAATTCCAGCTGAATTACTTATTCATTGTAAGGAAAAGCTTTTTAAAGCAAGAGAAAAGAGGATAAGACCTTCCAGTGATGATAAAGTGTTGGCTGATTGGAATGGTTTAATGATTTATTCCTTAACAAAGGCAGCCCTGGTTTTCGATAAAAAAGAATGGCTTGCACTTGCGGTTTCCGCTTTTGCGTTTATTAAAGATAATATGCAAAGTAGTGATGCGATACTTGGTCACAGTTACTGTAAAGGAAATTTAATGAATATCGCTTTCCTTACGGACTATACCAATCTTTGCCTTGCTGCTTTAGAGCTGTATAGTACAACCGGAGATAGAGCATACCTTGATCAATCGGTAACATGGGTGAAAACTATAAAAGAATTATTTTATGACGAAGAAAGCAAAGCTTATTTTGATACTACTGCTCAGAAAGACCTAATCAGCCAAACTAGAACAGTAGAGGATAGTGTCACCCCTTCCGGTAGTGGTATATTAACTATTGTCTTAGCAAAATTATACTACCTCTTGGGGGAAGATAAATTTCATGATGAAGCAAAAGATTTAATTAGCGCATTATATAGCACTGATATAGAAGCGTTTTCCATAAGCTCATTATTGTCGGGAGCAGCACTGCTTGAACATGCTATCCATATTAAAATAATCGGTGATGTAGACTTGGCTTATCCACTCGTATTAGAAGCAGCACGGATCCCGAATGCTAATATTATCATCGAACAAATAAGGGATACTGAAAGCAATGAAGTTTCTCCACTTGCATATATCTGTACACAAGGTAAATGCTTACCTCCTATAAAAACACCATCGGAGCTACTTAAGGCTGTTAGTAAGATTATCTGTTGA
- a CDS encoding FAD-dependent oxidoreductase, translating to MEKNIMTKSSLWDFNSNVNTQFNTLDTNIIVDTVIIGAGITGITAAINLIEKEQKLCVIESHSVALGTSGYSTGNLYIPVETFYQNIVKKFDFETAKIISQSRKDAIDFIENMVIKHSINCDFHRRPFYFFTNNKASVSLINNETSALINLGINIEKIDRLPFSTNFLSAAKLDNQARFNPLKYLRSLANYLSSIGCDIYENTPCLGIKEEGDYSLVHTPKGNIKAKKVIIATHLPIGINKFQILAFPYRSYAVAVKLKGERYPNGNFWDIRVPGFAISTHNITSDKIDTLIVSGSSHKTGQPGFKTHEQHYKIIENYIYKNFEVDKILYKWSAQHYQPSDGIPYIGSVSSKSKNIFIATGYNADGLTYGTVAGLLLADLVQGKESPVISTYNSNRFKPIASAKKFIKENVNSTVKYLSDYPSNVDAKNLSGIEAGEGKIIEKNGEKFAVYRDDNNELHVVSAVCTHLKCIVKWNEAEVSWDCPCHGSRFNIDGSIIEGPALCPLKKQHIIS from the coding sequence ATGGAGAAGAATATAATGACCAAAAGCTCTCTTTGGGATTTTAATTCTAATGTTAATACTCAATTTAACACTTTAGATACTAATATAATTGTTGATACAGTTATTATTGGAGCCGGCATTACGGGTATTACTGCTGCAATCAATTTAATTGAAAAAGAACAAAAACTTTGCGTTATTGAATCACATAGCGTCGCCCTTGGAACCAGTGGGTATTCTACAGGCAATTTATATATACCAGTTGAAACTTTTTATCAAAATATAGTAAAGAAGTTTGATTTTGAAACTGCGAAAATAATTAGTCAATCCCGTAAAGACGCGATCGATTTTATAGAGAATATGGTAATAAAGCATAGTATCAATTGCGACTTCCATCGAAGGCCATTTTATTTTTTTACTAATAATAAGGCAAGTGTCAGCTTAATTAATAATGAGACCTCAGCTCTTATAAATCTTGGAATTAATATAGAAAAAATAGACCGTTTGCCTTTCTCAACTAATTTTCTTTCAGCTGCTAAGCTGGATAATCAAGCTAGGTTTAATCCTTTAAAATATCTCCGCTCATTAGCAAACTACTTAAGTAGCATCGGATGTGATATATATGAGAACACACCTTGTTTAGGTATAAAAGAGGAGGGTGATTATTCTTTGGTTCATACTCCAAAAGGTAATATAAAAGCAAAGAAAGTAATAATAGCTACCCATTTACCGATTGGAATTAATAAGTTTCAAATTTTAGCATTCCCATATAGAAGCTATGCAGTCGCGGTTAAATTAAAAGGTGAAAGATACCCTAACGGGAATTTTTGGGATATCCGCGTTCCCGGTTTTGCAATTAGTACTCATAATATTACTTCCGACAAAATAGATACGTTAATTGTTAGCGGCAGTAGTCATAAAACCGGACAACCCGGTTTTAAAACCCATGAACAACATTATAAAATTATTGAAAATTATATTTATAAAAATTTTGAAGTTGATAAGATATTATACAAATGGTCTGCACAACATTATCAACCCTCTGATGGAATTCCTTACATAGGTTCTGTTTCAAGCAAATCAAAAAATATATTTATTGCGACAGGTTATAATGCTGATGGCTTAACTTATGGAACAGTTGCTGGGTTGTTGCTTGCGGATTTAGTTCAGGGGAAAGAATCTCCTGTAATTAGTACTTATAATTCAAATCGTTTTAAGCCTATAGCTTCTGCTAAGAAGTTTATTAAAGAAAATGTAAACTCCACAGTCAAATATCTTTCTGATTACCCGAGTAACGTTGATGCTAAAAATTTATCCGGTATAGAAGCCGGAGAAGGAAAGATTATAGAAAAAAATGGAGAGAAGTTTGCTGTTTATCGGGATGATAACAATGAGTTACATGTGGTTTCGGCAGTTTGCACGCATCTTAAATGCATTGTTAAATGGAATGAAGCTGAAGTAAGTTGGGATTGTCCGTGTCACGGCAGCAGATTTAACATAGACGGAAGCATTATTGAGGGGCCGGCTTTATGCCCGCTTAAAAAGCAACATATAATATCTTAA
- a CDS encoding alpha/beta hydrolase — MSNYQSLSVSTERGNVEMQYYKADDATCCIILVGGIGGGFDSPCNGELYPSLCNILNFKAISALRIKFCDTRSLDGSVKDVEARISFLKQEKISNIALVGHSFGGAVAIRAAVDSTAVKVIITLATQSYGADVISNIKSGVASLFIHGALDTILPENCSIYAYTLAHEPKRLRLFKNTGHELTEAEKDIEGEILNFIDQYLYV, encoded by the coding sequence ATGAGTAACTATCAATCCTTATCAGTCAGTACCGAAAGAGGTAATGTTGAAATGCAATATTACAAAGCTGATGATGCAACTTGCTGTATTATCCTTGTCGGCGGCATAGGCGGTGGGTTTGATAGCCCGTGTAATGGTGAGCTTTACCCAAGCCTATGTAACATTCTTAATTTTAAAGCTATCTCGGCACTACGAATTAAATTTTGCGATACTCGTTCATTAGACGGCTCAGTCAAGGATGTGGAAGCAAGGATATCTTTTCTTAAGCAAGAAAAAATTAGTAATATTGCATTAGTAGGTCACTCATTCGGTGGTGCGGTAGCCATAAGAGCAGCAGTAGATTCAACAGCGGTAAAAGTCATAATTACTCTTGCAACGCAAAGCTACGGCGCAGATGTTATTTCTAATATTAAATCCGGCGTTGCATCGCTTTTTATTCATGGAGCCTTAGATACCATATTACCTGAAAATTGTTCAATTTATGCTTATACTTTAGCTCATGAGCCAAAAAGGCTAAGACTATTTAAAAATACGGGGCATGAATTAACTGAAGCAGAGAAAGATATTGAGGGAGAAATTTTAAACTTCATAGATCAATATCTTTATGTATAA
- a CDS encoding hemerythrin domain-containing protein, with protein MIDIYASLQEDHNEIRDFLAQLEKDPLDMKTLHKLQNEMLLHNQAEEKVFYYALKDKLGALGVVSDLGKKEHESADQLLATYINSTVNKDDQNTIFSLLKRSILEHIEKEEKEMFMLANNHITQAEAQEMHKKFKREKDNIKDETK; from the coding sequence ATGATCGATATATATGCATCATTACAAGAAGATCACAATGAAATCAGAGACTTCTTAGCACAGTTAGAGAAGGATCCTTTAGATATGAAAACACTGCATAAGCTGCAAAATGAAATGTTATTGCATAATCAGGCTGAAGAAAAAGTATTTTATTATGCCTTAAAAGATAAACTAGGAGCTTTAGGCGTAGTTTCTGATCTCGGTAAAAAAGAACATGAGTCAGCGGATCAACTTCTTGCAACCTATATAAATAGCACCGTAAACAAAGATGATCAAAACACGATATTTTCTTTATTAAAAAGAAGTATTTTAGAACATATTGAGAAAGAAGAAAAGGAGATGTTTATGCTAGCTAATAATCATATTACTCAAGCTGAAGCGCAAGAAATGCACAAAAAATTTAAGCGGGAAAAAGATAATATAAAAGATGAAACAAAATAA
- a CDS encoding DUF2267 domain-containing protein, giving the protein MAHISLIDKSMHKTYSWLYEIEEHMGWDEGNEGRALSLLKSTLHRLRDNLLINDLAHFAAQLPVLVRGLLFEAWNPDHTPVKDRKHGEFLAAVLHGLPETHKNIDIEEGVKAIFKTLYYKIDPLEVEKLKKVLPDSIKVLLP; this is encoded by the coding sequence ATGGCACACATTTCTTTAATCGATAAATCAATGCATAAAACTTATTCATGGCTCTATGAGATTGAAGAACACATGGGCTGGGATGAAGGTAATGAAGGAAGAGCATTATCATTGCTCAAATCTACACTTCATAGGCTAAGAGACAATTTACTTATAAATGACTTAGCACATTTCGCCGCTCAGCTTCCCGTCTTAGTCAGAGGATTGTTATTTGAAGCCTGGAACCCTGATCACACCCCTGTGAAAGATAGAAAACACGGTGAATTTTTGGCAGCTGTATTACACGGATTACCGGAAACACATAAAAATATCGACATTGAAGAAGGGGTAAAAGCCATTTTCAAAACATTATATTATAAGATTGATCCTTTGGAGGTTGAAAAGTTAAAAAAAGTGCTCCCTGACAGTATCAAGGTCTTGCTTCCTTGA
- a CDS encoding NUDIX domain-containing protein: MIKNEIHNLARGIIIQDNHILLVSHPDWDGNTFYLPGGHIEHREAAVLALIRELREEVGYEFGVGRFLGCLEYIFNPTIDITVCHSHEFNFLFLVHSESIQDISPIAQQEAKVKLTWVNMNNLNKINLLPNPLIKLIPKWLKLNLKNSFSSY, encoded by the coding sequence ATGATTAAAAATGAAATTCATAATCTTGCGAGAGGCATCATAATTCAAGATAATCATATATTATTGGTTTCTCATCCTGATTGGGACGGAAATACATTTTATCTTCCGGGTGGTCATATAGAGCATAGAGAAGCTGCCGTTTTAGCATTAATAAGGGAATTACGTGAAGAAGTAGGATATGAATTTGGAGTGGGAAGATTTTTAGGTTGTCTGGAATATATTTTTAACCCTACTATTGATATTACTGTTTGCCATTCACATGAATTTAATTTTCTCTTTTTAGTGCACTCGGAAAGCATACAGGATATATCTCCTATCGCTCAACAAGAAGCAAAAGTTAAGTTAACTTGGGTTAATATGAATAATTTAAATAAAATTAACCTTCTTCCGAATCCTTTAATTAAGCTTATCCCTAAATGGCTTAAATTAAATTTAAAAAACTCTTTCAGCAGTTATTAA
- a CDS encoding tyrosine recombinase XerC, producing the protein MSVLISTELKSIVKDWISYLSNIKKYSKHTCNAYVTDLFYFISFISRHNGGEQVDIKLISNLGVQDFRAWLAGRKNKDLKATSNARALSTLRAFYKYLSNQKIIDNKNIFNIKINKVNKPLPKALPPKSAVEATKIIEILAKKDWVGARDTAILLLLYGAGLRISEVLSLKLCNIPKNSNEMLLIKGKGNKERLVPLLPKILDAINHYIKHCPYDTSEKEIFRGANGGVLNPDVFRETIRSLKNTLGLPHYTSPHAFRHSFATHLLGSGGDLRTIQELLGHQSLSTTQRYTKVDAENMINAYKMFHPRSKEAKGS; encoded by the coding sequence ATGAGTGTTTTAATTTCTACCGAACTAAAGAGTATAGTTAAGGATTGGATCAGCTATCTTTCTAATATAAAGAAATATTCTAAGCACACATGTAATGCATATGTTACGGATCTCTTTTACTTTATTTCATTTATATCAAGACATAACGGCGGAGAACAAGTAGATATAAAGCTAATCTCCAATCTAGGTGTACAAGATTTTCGTGCATGGCTTGCCGGCAGAAAAAATAAAGATTTAAAAGCTACCTCAAATGCTCGCGCTCTCTCAACCTTAAGAGCATTTTATAAATATTTAAGTAATCAAAAGATTATTGATAATAAAAATATATTTAATATAAAAATTAATAAGGTGAATAAGCCGCTTCCTAAAGCCCTACCCCCTAAATCCGCCGTGGAAGCGACTAAAATCATTGAAATTTTAGCTAAAAAAGATTGGGTAGGAGCAAGAGATACGGCTATTTTACTACTCTTATACGGCGCAGGGCTTAGAATCAGCGAAGTATTATCACTCAAGCTTTGTAATATACCTAAAAATTCGAATGAAATGCTTTTAATTAAAGGTAAAGGTAATAAAGAACGGCTTGTCCCTCTACTCCCTAAAATTTTAGATGCAATAAACCATTATATAAAACATTGCCCGTATGACACATCGGAAAAAGAGATTTTCAGAGGGGCAAACGGCGGGGTATTAAACCCTGATGTCTTCAGGGAAACAATCAGAAGCTTAAAAAACACTTTAGGCTTGCCGCACTACACCAGCCCGCATGCATTCAGGCATAGTTTTGCTACGCATTTACTGGGGAGCGGCGGCGACTTAAGAACAATCCAGGAACTACTAGGCCATCAAAGTTTATCGACCACTCAAAGATATACTAAAGTTGATGCTGAAAATATGATAAACGCCTATAAAATGTTCCATCCCAGAAGTAAAGAAGCCAAGGGCAGTTAG
- the flhB gene encoding flagellar biosynthesis protein FlhB, with the protein MSDDKDTDQKTEEPTQRRLDEAFKKGQVITSKEVNNFITLLAFTILLSWVYPYLLKMIQNKISFYIYSAHQLVIGDNGISIMHLVKRLIFDFLFILSIPLVIAVITIIFSNFAQHGFVLSAEVLKFDLSKVSPMKGFGRIFSMKSVVELIKGIFKMIAISMAIYLAISSELKVLPMIHTLSFYGFLALTLKFITKMMIAVCIVMGAIAAIDYFYQRYEFYKNLRMTKEEIKEEYKQTEGSPEIKSKLKSIRMERAQKRMMASVPSADVIITNPTHFAVALKYDQDNMPAPQVIAKGQDNVALRIKEVAIENMIPVIENPPLARALYSSTEIDQYVPFEHYKAVAEVITYVMRLRGKKFGKK; encoded by the coding sequence ATGTCGGATGATAAAGATACGGATCAAAAAACTGAAGAACCTACCCAGCGGCGGTTAGATGAAGCATTTAAAAAAGGGCAGGTGATTACTTCTAAAGAAGTAAATAATTTTATTACTCTGCTTGCATTTACCATTTTGCTAAGTTGGGTTTACCCCTATCTCTTGAAAATGATTCAAAATAAAATTTCTTTTTATATTTATTCGGCTCATCAGCTGGTTATAGGTGATAACGGGATAAGCATAATGCATCTTGTTAAGAGGTTGATCTTTGATTTTCTTTTTATATTATCTATTCCTTTAGTAATTGCGGTAATTACAATTATATTCAGTAATTTCGCACAGCATGGTTTTGTGTTGTCTGCTGAGGTGCTTAAGTTTGACCTAAGTAAAGTTTCCCCGATGAAGGGTTTCGGAAGAATATTTTCAATGAAGTCGGTTGTTGAGCTTATTAAAGGGATCTTTAAAATGATCGCGATTTCAATGGCAATATACCTGGCAATCTCTTCAGAGCTCAAGGTTCTGCCTATGATTCATACTTTAAGCTTTTACGGGTTTTTAGCACTCACTTTAAAGTTTATAACTAAAATGATGATAGCGGTTTGCATTGTAATGGGAGCAATTGCGGCCATCGATTATTTTTATCAAAGGTACGAATTTTATAAAAACTTAAGGATGACTAAAGAGGAGATAAAGGAGGAGTATAAGCAAACTGAAGGAAGCCCTGAAATTAAATCTAAGTTGAAATCGATTAGAATGGAAAGGGCGCAGAAACGTATGATGGCCTCAGTGCCGAGTGCTGATGTGATAATCACCAACCCGACTCACTTTGCAGTCGCTTTAAAATATGATCAGGATAACATGCCGGCACCGCAGGTTATCGCTAAGGGTCAGGATAATGTAGCGCTTAGAATAAAAGAAGTTGCTATTGAAAATATGATTCCCGTCATTGAAAACCCTCCGCTTGCTCGCGCACTTTACAGCTCTACCGAGATTGATCAGTATGTTCCGTTTGAGCATTATAAGGCGGTAGCTGAAGTAATTACCTATGTAATGCGCTTGAGGGGGAAGAAGTTTGGTAAGAAGTAG
- a CDS encoding flagellar biosynthetic protein FliR, which translates to MTLVEFSNSGLFSVFLIFSRVGSAFMFIPAIGETSIPSMVKVIFAGAVSLLIFSSMQNNILFPDSVISIAALLFGEISIGIMIGLATKFIISAVHVFGLVMATQSGLASAMLFDPTQATQGSLFGNFFTMLAIMLILSLDLHLVIISGLADTYKHLPIGGFAQHFESFSELIIRSASSAFITGVKMSLPFLVVSLMLFLGVGILAKLIPQLQVIFIDFSYTNYNKRFGIYIYTIKPQYVVCRLLPRAIVTDLR; encoded by the coding sequence ATGACATTAGTTGAATTTTCCAATTCGGGGTTGTTTTCGGTTTTTCTTATCTTTAGTAGGGTAGGGTCAGCATTTATGTTCATCCCGGCTATTGGTGAAACAAGTATTCCTTCTATGGTAAAGGTAATCTTTGCCGGAGCTGTAAGTCTGCTAATTTTTTCGTCAATGCAAAATAATATTTTATTCCCTGATTCGGTGATTTCAATAGCAGCGTTACTGTTTGGGGAAATAAGCATCGGAATAATGATTGGGCTTGCAACTAAATTTATCATTAGTGCTGTGCATGTATTCGGATTAGTGATGGCAACTCAATCCGGCCTTGCATCTGCCATGCTTTTTGATCCTACTCAAGCTACCCAAGGTAGCTTGTTCGGTAATTTCTTTACTATGCTTGCTATAATGCTTATTTTAAGTCTTGATTTGCATTTAGTAATAATTTCCGGCCTTGCTGATACTTATAAACATTTACCGATCGGAGGGTTCGCCCAACATTTTGAGAGTTTTTCCGAGTTGATTATCAGAAGCGCATCAAGTGCTTTTATAACAGGGGTTAAAATGTCATTACCCTTTTTAGTAGTAAGTTTGATGCTCTTTTTAGGGGTGGGTATATTAGCAAAGCTGATACCGCAACTCCAAGTTATTTTCATTGATTTTTCCTATACAAATTATAATAAACGTTTTGGTATTTATATTTATACTATCAAGCCTCAGTATGTGGTTTGTAGATTATTACCAAGAGCAATTGTCACAGATTTACGGTAG
- a CDS encoding carbon storage regulator — MLYLVRKPEESIIINNNIEIKVIEITRKHVKLGLSFPNSCSVLRKEVYDRMQKENLEALIAFDVEQDDSNDDKVK, encoded by the coding sequence ATGTTATATTTAGTAAGAAAGCCGGAAGAGTCCATTATTATAAATAATAATATTGAGATTAAAGTTATTGAAATAACAAGAAAACATGTAAAGTTAGGTCTTAGTTTTCCAAATTCTTGTTCGGTTTTAAGAAAAGAAGTATATGATAGAATGCAAAAAGAGAACTTGGAAGCGCTTATCGCTTTTGATGTTGAGCAAGATGATAGTAATGATGATAAAGTAAAATAA
- a CDS encoding FkbM family methyltransferase, translated as MKEKLKEIILSRKFQVAAVITLVIVLTAVITYLISYTLLTRQTKDVVLVETKYEFPLLVNSHDEYQGKALIEHGTYKEHLTPIIKKIVKNDATCIDIGAGYGYHTVLMSKLATDGEVYSFEAIPNVFKLLRYSVNMNKLKNTKVFNNLLSSENNKAFLETYTEYPTLSSTIISTKTTNAKKDHYIEKNAEALDYLLPDLSDVSLIKIDTNGSELAIIKGAKGIISRSPKLSIILHWNFKKFAYYGDIYPRLIDNFTNAKFEFWIINQDGSMKLITKDQLLILENADVLITKDYIG; from the coding sequence ATGAAAGAAAAATTAAAAGAAATAATACTAAGTAGAAAATTTCAGGTTGCAGCCGTAATAACTTTAGTAATTGTATTGACTGCCGTAATTACCTATCTCATCAGTTATACTTTACTTACCCGGCAGACAAAAGATGTGGTTTTAGTTGAAACTAAGTATGAGTTCCCGCTGCTCGTAAACAGTCATGATGAATATCAGGGCAAAGCTCTTATTGAGCACGGCACATATAAAGAACATTTGACGCCTATTATTAAGAAGATAGTTAAAAATGATGCTACATGTATTGATATAGGTGCAGGCTACGGGTATCATACCGTTTTAATGTCTAAACTTGCAACAGATGGAGAAGTTTATAGTTTTGAAGCAATTCCGAATGTATTTAAACTGCTTCGTTATTCAGTTAATATGAATAAGCTGAAGAATACTAAAGTATTTAATAATTTACTTTCTTCGGAAAATAATAAAGCTTTCTTAGAAACTTATACGGAATACCCTACACTTTCCTCAACTATAATAAGCACTAAAACAACAAATGCTAAAAAAGATCATTATATTGAAAAAAATGCAGAAGCACTTGATTACTTACTTCCTGATTTAAGTGATGTTTCCTTAATTAAAATAGATACCAACGGAAGCGAACTTGCAATCATTAAAGGAGCTAAAGGAATTATAAGCAGATCTCCTAAATTAAGCATAATATTACATTGGAACTTTAAAAAGTTTGCCTATTATGGAGATATTTACCCAAGACTTATAGATAATTTTACTAATGCAAAATTTGAATTTTGGATAATTAATCAAGACGGAAGCATGAAGTTGATTACTAAAGACCAATTGCTTATCTTAGAAAATGCCGATGTATTAATCACTAAAGACTATATCGGTTAA